The Sphingomicrobium sp. genome has a window encoding:
- a CDS encoding 23S rRNA (pseudouridine(1915)-N(3))-methyltransferase RlmH — protein sequence MLLHIVARGKIGRSPEAELVDRYLKRIAWPTKLTELPDRGGKVPEVTANSVTVALDERGDALSSVELAKQLERWRDSGKREARFLIGAADGHGDDGRNDADLLLSFGPATWPHLLVRAMLAEQLFRATSILANHPYHREG from the coding sequence TTGCTTCTGCACATCGTCGCGCGCGGGAAGATCGGGCGCTCGCCCGAAGCCGAGCTCGTCGACCGTTATTTGAAGCGCATCGCCTGGCCGACGAAGCTGACCGAGCTGCCCGACCGCGGCGGCAAAGTGCCGGAAGTTACAGCCAACAGCGTCACAGTGGCGCTAGATGAGCGGGGCGACGCGCTTTCATCCGTGGAGCTCGCAAAGCAGCTGGAGCGCTGGCGCGACAGCGGGAAGCGCGAAGCGCGCTTCCTGATCGGCGCCGCCGACGGGCACGGCGACGACGGCCGGAACGACGCCGACCTGCTGCTCTCTTTCGGTCCGGCGACATGGCCGCACCTGCTGGTTCGCGCCATGCTTGCCGAACAGCTGTTCCGCGCGACATCCATCCTTGCGAACCACCCGTATCATCGCGAAGGTTAG
- a CDS encoding S41 family peptidase, with product MKLTSKLLPPLALVGALALVPVTASSLAAADTTNYQELEKFMSVYERVKANYVEKVDDKTLIKGAIDGMLAALDPHSSFAEGSEFDQLRATTDGNYGGLGLTVSMEDGVVKVIAPTEDTPADRAGVKAGDYITHINGEFLNGLSLDEAVAKMKGAPGTSVKITIVRPGRDKPLDLAIVRERIELRPVKWEVKEGVGYININSFSGNVGEQVHSALLSIDKATGGKPIGYVVDVRSNPGGLLDQAIDVADDFLSSGEIVSQRGREKTDIERYYARPGDLAHGLPVIVLTDAGTASASEIVAGALQDHRRALIMGEPSFGKGSVQTVVQTGPNAALRLTTARYYTPSGRSVQAGGIEPDIIVPQLSDPDYKDRKVIREADLRRHLLAQSQVKDKLLEADDRPDPRFSVSAEELKKQGIKDFQLHYAISTLKRMAAVSPASGSGATKKTR from the coding sequence ATGAAACTGACTTCCAAGCTTCTCCCCCCGCTCGCCCTCGTCGGAGCGCTCGCCTTGGTACCCGTGACCGCCAGCTCTCTCGCTGCCGCGGACACGACCAATTACCAGGAGCTCGAGAAGTTCATGAGCGTCTACGAGCGGGTGAAGGCCAATTATGTCGAGAAGGTCGACGACAAGACGCTGATCAAGGGCGCGATCGATGGCATGCTTGCCGCGCTCGACCCCCACTCGAGCTTTGCCGAGGGATCGGAGTTCGACCAGCTTCGGGCGACCACCGATGGCAATTACGGCGGCCTCGGCCTTACGGTCTCGATGGAGGACGGCGTCGTCAAGGTGATCGCCCCGACCGAGGACACGCCCGCGGATCGCGCCGGCGTCAAGGCAGGCGACTACATCACCCACATCAACGGCGAGTTCCTGAACGGCCTCAGCCTCGACGAAGCCGTCGCCAAGATGAAGGGCGCGCCGGGCACGTCGGTGAAGATCACGATCGTTCGCCCGGGCCGCGACAAGCCGCTCGACCTCGCCATCGTCCGTGAGCGCATCGAGCTGCGCCCCGTCAAGTGGGAGGTCAAGGAAGGCGTCGGCTACATCAATATCAACAGCTTCAGCGGAAACGTCGGCGAGCAGGTTCATTCGGCCCTGCTGTCGATCGACAAGGCGACCGGCGGCAAGCCGATCGGCTATGTCGTCGATGTCCGTTCGAACCCGGGCGGCCTGCTCGACCAGGCGATCGACGTCGCCGACGATTTCCTGTCAAGCGGCGAGATCGTCTCGCAGCGCGGCCGCGAGAAGACCGACATCGAACGTTATTACGCCCGTCCCGGCGACCTCGCGCACGGCCTTCCAGTCATCGTCCTCACCGACGCCGGCACCGCTTCCGCGTCTGAGATCGTTGCCGGCGCCCTGCAGGACCATCGCCGCGCGCTGATCATGGGTGAGCCGAGCTTCGGCAAGGGATCGGTGCAGACCGTTGTCCAGACCGGCCCGAATGCCGCGCTTCGCCTGACGACCGCCCGCTATTACACGCCGTCGGGCCGCTCGGTTCAGGCCGGCGGCATCGAACCCGACATCATCGTCCCCCAGCTCAGTGATCCGGACTACAAGGACCGCAAGGTCATCCGCGAGGCCGATCTTCGCCGCCACCTGCTCGCCCAGTCGCAGGTGAAGGACAAGCTGCTCGAAGCCGACGATCGCCCGGACCCGCGCTTCTCCGTGAGCGCGGAAGAGCTGAAGAAGCAGGGCATCAAGGACTTCCAGCTTCATTATGCGATCAGCACGCTGAAGCGCATGGCCGCGGTAAGCCCGGCGAGCGGCTCCGGCGCGACGAAGAAGACGCGCTAG
- a CDS encoding serine hydrolase, whose protein sequence is MRFIAVLISLLALVAQPVAAATSPTLVSVEQQLRYFVSGKSADVGIAALDLNSGEMISVKGNSPFPMASTVKVAVAALYLAQVDHGRRSLDETINGVSARSLMRRMLVHSDNRATDILMADLGGPAKLDQWLKDNGVRGVRVDRNIAQLLAAKRDLWDRRDSATPTAMVDLLKRIYKAELVTPKSRNYLLDIMGQCETGKNRIKGLLPGVPIEHKTGTLNGYASDVGFITMPDGRRVAVAIFTRGGADRPRTIAESARAIYDGFKAAVTWPFQPAALSTQ, encoded by the coding sequence ATGCGGTTCATTGCAGTCCTGATCTCGCTTCTGGCGCTGGTCGCGCAACCTGTTGCTGCGGCCACGTCGCCGACGCTGGTCAGCGTTGAACAGCAGCTCAGATATTTCGTCTCCGGCAAGTCGGCGGACGTCGGCATCGCCGCGCTCGACCTCAACAGCGGCGAGATGATCAGCGTCAAAGGCAATTCCCCCTTCCCGATGGCAAGCACCGTCAAGGTCGCCGTCGCCGCCCTCTACCTCGCGCAGGTCGATCACGGCCGCCGCTCGCTCGATGAAACCATCAATGGCGTGTCGGCGCGTTCGCTGATGCGGCGGATGCTGGTGCACAGCGACAATCGCGCGACGGACATCCTGATGGCCGACCTCGGCGGGCCGGCGAAGCTCGACCAGTGGCTCAAGGACAATGGCGTGCGGGGCGTTCGCGTCGACCGCAACATCGCTCAGCTGCTCGCCGCCAAGCGCGACTTGTGGGACCGCCGCGACTCCGCGACGCCGACGGCAATGGTCGACCTCCTGAAGCGCATCTACAAGGCGGAGCTGGTCACGCCCAAGAGCCGCAATTACCTGCTCGACATCATGGGCCAGTGCGAGACGGGCAAGAACCGGATCAAGGGCCTGCTTCCGGGCGTGCCGATCGAGCACAAGACTGGGACGCTGAACGGCTATGCCAGCGATGTCGGCTTCATCACCATGCCCGACGGGCGGCGGGTCGCGGTCGCGATCTTCACCCGCGGCGGCGCCGACCGGCCGCGCACGATCGCCGAAAGCGCCCGCGCGATCTACGACGGGTTTAAGGCCGCGGTGACCTGGCCGTTCCAGCCCGCAGCCCTCTCCACGCAATAA
- a CDS encoding disulfide bond formation protein B, whose product MSEALALQSRGGAPWQPASVARLVALLLPLALLGGALGSQYLGGLHPCEMCYWQRWPHAAAILLAALSFTAPAASSRSRTVVILAALAIAVSGAIGVYHAGVEAKIFEGITQCTATAKGGSTADLLKQITHAPLIRCDQVQFSFLGISMAGWNAILSLGGAALILILSLRGRRA is encoded by the coding sequence ATGAGCGAGGCGCTCGCATTGCAGTCTCGCGGCGGGGCGCCGTGGCAGCCGGCGTCGGTGGCTCGGCTTGTTGCGCTGCTGCTGCCGCTGGCCCTCCTTGGCGGTGCGCTCGGCTCGCAATATCTGGGCGGCCTGCACCCCTGCGAGATGTGCTATTGGCAGCGCTGGCCGCACGCCGCGGCGATCTTGCTCGCCGCGCTCTCGTTCACCGCGCCGGCAGCCTCATCGCGCTCCCGCACCGTGGTAATCCTCGCAGCGCTCGCCATCGCGGTTTCCGGCGCCATCGGGGTCTATCACGCCGGTGTCGAAGCGAAGATCTTCGAAGGCATCACCCAGTGCACGGCGACGGCAAAGGGCGGCAGCACCGCGGACCTCTTAAAGCAGATCACGCACGCGCCGCTGATCCGCTGCGACCAAGTGCAGTTCAGCTTCCTCGGCATCTCCATGGCAGGCTGGAACGCAATCCTGTCGCTCGGCGGCGCGGCCCTGATCCTGATCTTGAGCCTCAGGGGGCGGCGCGCGTGA
- a CDS encoding peptidoglycan DD-metalloendopeptidase family protein: MRLALAALLLIPPLAASAPAMQAAEPLDDALTRARAEQAAAERQAANLERQAAAAKDEAGRLRAQQAAAAQALDAAEAGITAAEAQYRIAAAHAAAYRQRLSAEQRPISSLLAGLATMARRPPLLALADQGGADELVRVGVLLDSTLPVIRQRTQALSAQLARGERLEVSALSARAELVRSRQALASRRQRFAALERQAFDRSIAAGGQALSAGDVAISADEQVARLKSEATRRAEAAQIARLLAAEQPAPPRPTASPAASAFAPFAYRLPVAAPVVQGLGAVDESGVRSRGVSFATARGTAVSAPGAGIVRFSGPFRDYDGVLIIDHGGGWLSVIVNVASPLKAGERVEAGASIGRALGPLELQLSRNGQLVSPALIAGSSQSLSKDRKGS, from the coding sequence ATGAGGCTGGCTCTTGCCGCGCTGCTCCTGATCCCGCCGCTTGCCGCCAGTGCTCCGGCGATGCAGGCGGCCGAGCCGCTCGACGACGCGCTCACGCGCGCCCGCGCCGAGCAGGCCGCCGCCGAACGCCAGGCCGCGAACCTCGAACGCCAGGCGGCAGCCGCGAAGGACGAGGCCGGACGGTTGCGCGCGCAGCAGGCCGCTGCCGCACAGGCGCTCGACGCGGCGGAAGCGGGCATCACCGCGGCCGAAGCCCAGTACCGGATCGCCGCCGCCCATGCGGCTGCTTACCGCCAGCGGCTGAGCGCCGAGCAGCGGCCTATATCGTCGCTGCTTGCTGGCCTGGCGACGATGGCCCGCCGTCCGCCTCTCCTCGCTTTGGCCGACCAGGGCGGCGCCGATGAGCTGGTAAGGGTCGGCGTGCTGCTGGATTCGACCCTTCCGGTGATCCGCCAGCGCACGCAGGCGCTATCGGCCCAGCTGGCTCGGGGAGAGCGGCTGGAGGTGTCGGCTTTGTCGGCCCGCGCCGAGCTGGTCCGCAGCCGTCAGGCACTCGCCAGCCGCCGGCAGCGCTTTGCGGCGCTTGAGCGTCAGGCATTCGATCGATCAATTGCGGCAGGGGGCCAGGCGCTAAGCGCCGGCGACGTCGCCATTTCAGCCGACGAGCAGGTCGCGCGCCTGAAGAGCGAGGCGACGCGTCGGGCAGAGGCGGCACAGATCGCGCGGCTCCTTGCCGCGGAGCAGCCGGCGCCGCCGCGGCCGACAGCATCGCCGGCTGCCTCCGCCTTCGCTCCATTCGCTTATCGGCTCCCGGTCGCCGCACCGGTCGTGCAGGGGCTCGGCGCCGTCGACGAGAGTGGCGTTCGCTCCCGCGGGGTCAGCTTCGCGACTGCGCGCGGAACGGCGGTGTCCGCGCCCGGCGCAGGGATCGTCCGCTTTTCCGGACCGTTTCGCGATTATGATGGCGTTCTCATCATCGACCATGGCGGCGGCTGGCTGAGCGTGATCGTCAATGTTGCTTCGCCGCTCAAAGCCGGCGAGCGCGTCGAGGCTGGCGCCTCCATTGGCCGCGCCCTCGGCCCGCTCGAGCTTCAACTGTCCCGCAATGGGCAGCTCGTCTCTCCTGCCCTCATCGCAGGTTCATCTCAAAGTCTGTCAAAGGATAGGAAAGGCAGCTAG
- a CDS encoding demethoxyubiquinone hydroxylase family protein produces MIRVDQAGEYGATRIYDGQLAVLRPNCSEAKLIARMASQEQRHLRRFDQLVAERRVRPTALQPLWSMAGYALGAVTALMSEKAALACTEAVETEIDKHYAQQLRDLGEDDAELSADIAEFQADELEHRDSARDAGAAGAVGYPLLTAAIRAGCRVAIGLSKRI; encoded by the coding sequence ATGATCCGCGTCGACCAGGCCGGCGAATATGGCGCCACGCGTATCTACGACGGCCAGCTCGCCGTACTTCGGCCCAATTGCAGTGAGGCCAAGCTGATCGCGCGCATGGCGTCCCAGGAGCAGCGCCATCTGCGCCGCTTCGACCAGCTCGTTGCCGAGCGCCGCGTCCGTCCGACCGCGCTTCAGCCTTTGTGGAGCATGGCCGGCTACGCGCTCGGGGCCGTGACGGCACTGATGAGCGAAAAGGCGGCGCTCGCCTGCACCGAGGCGGTCGAGACCGAGATCGATAAACATTATGCGCAGCAGCTGCGCGACCTGGGCGAGGACGATGCTGAGCTTTCGGCCGACATCGCCGAATTCCAGGCCGACGAGCTCGAGCACCGGGACTCTGCGCGGGATGCCGGCGCGGCGGGGGCGGTCGGCTATCCCCTGTTGACCGCGGCAATCCGTGCCGGATGCAGGGTCGCCATCGGCCTTTCGAAACGGATTTGA